One window of Sulfuricurvum sp. IAE1 genomic DNA carries:
- a CDS encoding Bax inhibitor-1/YccA family protein: MALYDREYAREGAFGYESAHRSEAQIVSFVKDTYKLFAASMLAGGVGAYVGIPYAGIVAANYWWIAIPWMLFGMFGLQFIKNKPGVNMIGLFAFTFASGVIITPLLSHILGMAGGATIVGNAFFMTAALFGGLSFFAIKSTKDFTSWSKPIMIAFFIILAVSLINVFFLKSPILYVAIQAIFLLVISVMVLIDTQNVIRGAYETPMDGAVALYLDFFNLFVTLLQLFGIFGNNDE, from the coding sequence ATGGCTTTATATGATCGCGAATACGCACGTGAAGGTGCTTTTGGCTACGAGAGCGCTCACCGCAGTGAAGCGCAGATCGTTTCGTTTGTAAAAGATACCTACAAACTTTTTGCCGCTTCGATGCTGGCCGGGGGCGTAGGTGCCTACGTAGGAATCCCTTATGCGGGAATCGTTGCGGCCAACTACTGGTGGATCGCCATCCCCTGGATGCTCTTTGGAATGTTCGGGCTTCAGTTCATCAAGAACAAACCCGGCGTCAATATGATCGGGTTGTTCGCCTTTACCTTTGCCAGCGGGGTCATCATCACTCCGCTGCTCAGCCATATCCTCGGAATGGCCGGCGGGGCTACGATCGTGGGTAATGCCTTTTTCATGACGGCGGCGTTGTTCGGCGGACTCAGTTTCTTTGCGATTAAAAGTACGAAAGATTTCACCAGCTGGTCCAAGCCTATCATGATCGCTTTCTTTATTATATTGGCGGTCTCACTGATCAACGTCTTTTTCCTGAAAAGCCCGATTCTTTACGTGGCGATTCAGGCGATTTTCCTTCTCGTGATCAGTGTGATGGTTCTTATCGATACCCAAAACGTGATCCGCGGAGCGTATGAGACGCCGATGGACGGAGCCGTTGCTCTCTACCTCGATTTTTTCAACCTCTTCGTGACGCTGCTCCAGCTGTTCGGAATTTTCGGAAACAATGACGAATAA